A single region of the Macrobrachium rosenbergii isolate ZJJX-2024 chromosome 5, ASM4041242v1, whole genome shotgun sequence genome encodes:
- the LOC136838608 gene encoding macrophage migration inhibitory factor-like isoform X2: MPCLEISTNIPKEKVTSDIILSLSKEIAACLGKPEQYVAVRILPDQLMSFGGTLEPCGTAQLLSIGKLGVAENKDVHHICGCSFFQYWLQRNNIPSDLGALICLMVSLKIL, translated from the exons ATGCCTTGCTTGGAGATTTCAACAAACATTCCAAAGGAAAAAGTTACTTCTGACATCATTTTGTCCCTCAGCAAAGAAATTGCTGCATGCCTTGGAAAACCTGAGCAG TATGTGGCAGTTCGTATACTCCCAGATCAGTTAATGTCCTTTGGAGGCACACTTGAGCCTTGTGGAACAGCTCAGCTTTTAAGTATTGGGAAGCTTGGTGTAGCAGAAAACAAG gaTGTACATCACATTTGTGGATGCAGCTTCTTCCAATATTGGCTACAAAGGAACAACATTCCATCAGATCTTGGGGCGCTGATATGTTTGATGGTTAGCCTTAAAATTCTCTAA
- the LOC136838608 gene encoding macrophage migration inhibitory factor homolog isoform X1 encodes MPCLEISTNIPKEKVTSDIILSLSKEIAACLGKPEQYVAVRILPDQLMSFGGTLEPCGTAQLLSIGKLGVAENKVISAKIFALVEKTLGIPNDRMYITFVDAASSNIGYKGTTFHQILGR; translated from the exons ATGCCTTGCTTGGAGATTTCAACAAACATTCCAAAGGAAAAAGTTACTTCTGACATCATTTTGTCCCTCAGCAAAGAAATTGCTGCATGCCTTGGAAAACCTGAGCAG TATGTGGCAGTTCGTATACTCCCAGATCAGTTAATGTCCTTTGGAGGCACACTTGAGCCTTGTGGAACAGCTCAGCTTTTAAGTATTGGGAAGCTTGGTGTAGCAGAAAACAAGGTAATCAGTGCCAAGATTTTTGCTCTGGTGGAGAAGACCTTGGGTATTCCTAATGACAG gaTGTACATCACATTTGTGGATGCAGCTTCTTCCAATATTGGCTACAAAGGAACAACATTCCATCAGATCTTGGGGCGCTGA
- the LOC136838608 gene encoding macrophage migration inhibitory factor homolog isoform X3 — translation MPCLEISTNIPKEKVTSDIILSLSKEIAACLGKPEQYVAVRILPDQLMSFGGTLEPCGTAQLLSIGKLGVAENKVISAKIFALVEKTLGIPNDRMCI, via the exons ATGCCTTGCTTGGAGATTTCAACAAACATTCCAAAGGAAAAAGTTACTTCTGACATCATTTTGTCCCTCAGCAAAGAAATTGCTGCATGCCTTGGAAAACCTGAGCAG TATGTGGCAGTTCGTATACTCCCAGATCAGTTAATGTCCTTTGGAGGCACACTTGAGCCTTGTGGAACAGCTCAGCTTTTAAGTATTGGGAAGCTTGGTGTAGCAGAAAACAAGGTAATCAGTGCCAAGATTTTTGCTCTGGTGGAGAAGACCTTGGGTATTCCTAATGACAG aatGTGCATTTAA